The genomic window ATTCTCACGAATTGTGTATTGTAACCAACCTCAAGTTCACAGCAAGAAGCCCTTGTATTATACctcaaataatatatcaaccacaaaatataatatcattaCCTTTCTGCCCAAGGCTATCTTTGAGCAGTTTCGAAGGGTAGCCAATTTGTACTTTCTTTTGGCTGCAATTTTGTCGCTCACACCAGTTGCGCCGTTCTCTGCTGTGAGCATGATTGCTCCTCTGGCATTTGTTGTTGGGCTTAGTATGGCAAAGGAAGCCTTGGAAGATTGGCGTAGGTTTATTCAGGATATGAAAGTTAACACCCGGAAAGCTAGCATTCATAAAGGGAATGGTGTATTTGGTTTTAAGCCATGGCAGAGGATTCGTGTTGGGGATGTGGTGAAAGTGGAGaaagatcaattttttcctGCAGATTTGCTTTTGTTGTCATCGAGTTATGATGATGGGATTTGCTATGTGGAGACCATGAACCTGGATGGCGAGACAAACTTGAAGGTAAAGAGGTCTTTGGAGGTTACTTTGCCATTGGACGATGATGGGACTTTCAATGATTTCAGAGCAACGATAAAATGTGAAGATCCTAACCCGAGCCTCTACACCTTTGTTGGCAATTTTGAGTATGAGCGTCAGGTTTATCCTCTTGATCCTAGTCAGATCCTCCTCAGAGATTCAAAGCTTAGGAACACGGCTTTTGTGTATGGAGTGGTGATATTTACTGGTCATGATAGCAAAGTCATGCAGAATGCAACACAGTCCCCTTCAAAAAGGAGcagaatagaaagaaaaatggatcAAATCATTTACATTCTTTTCACCCTCCTTGTGGTGATCTCATTGATCAGCTCTATTGGATTTGCTGTAAAGACAAAGTACCAAATGCCCGACTGGTGGTACTTACAGCCCAATAATACCACAAACCTTTATAATCCCAAGAAGCCAGCATTGTCAGGAATTTTCCATCTTGTCACTGCTCTTATACTTTATGGGTATTTAATACCCATCTCACTCTATGTTTCAATTGAAGTTGTGAAGGTCCTGCAAGCAACATTCATTAACCAGGACATACACATGTATGATGAGGAAACTGGGAATACTGCCCAAGCACGGACATCAAATTTGAATGAGGAGCTAGGCCAGGTTGACACAATCCTTTCTGATAAAACTGGCACTCTGACATGCAATCAGATGGATTTTCTCAAGTGTTCGATTGCTGGTTCTGCATATGGTTCTGGTTCTAGTGAAGTTGAACTTGCTGCTGCAAAGCAGATGGCTATTGACCTTGAGGAGCAGGGAAATGAACTTTCCAATTTTCCCATGCATAAAAACAGTACTGGTGATTCATGGAATAATGCAAGTGGTTTAGGAGCAACAGAAATTGAACTGGAGACTGTCGTGACTTCCAAAGATGAGAAGGAACATAAACATGTGATCAAGGGGTTTAGCTTCGAGGACATCCGTCTCATGGGAGGAAATTGGTCAAAAGAGCCCAATGCAGATGTCATTGAATTATTTCTTCGGATACTTGCAGTTTGTCATACTGCAATTCCTGAGCGAAATGAAGAGATTGGGGGCTTTAATTATGAAGCAGAGTCACCAGATGAAGGAAGTTTTCTTGTTGCAGCTCGAGAATTTGGTTTTGAGTTTTGTAAAAGAACGCACACAAGTGTACATGTTCGTGAAAGATATGTTTCTTCTGGACAACCAGTCGAAAGGTGAGgatatgaattatttttgttattttccctTGAATTCCCAGTGTCTTGGCATCTTAGTTGTCTCTTGAAAAATTCTCAGGGAATACCAAATTCTCAATCTGTTGGAGTTCACTAGCAAAAGAAAGCGAATGTCTGTGATTGTGCGGGATGAGGATGGGCAGATTTTTCTCCTTTGCAAGGGTGCAGACAGGTTTTGTCTCACAATccattcttatttattttgtttctgtGTCTTTCTCTGTATCTCAGTGTTTATGAGGGCAAATAATCTACTATAACCTCTACAATTTGATGGTTTTAGCAGTCAGGATATTTCATAGCCTAGACATAGAgcatttaaactttataaatctTGGTTGGATCTTCTTATCTTTTTTGTTTACACCTGCTTTAATCTATGTGAATGCGTttttattctgttttttttttgttagctCCATTATTCCTTTGCTTGGATTGTGCAGCATCATCTTTGATCGTTTGGCAAAGAATGGAAGGATGTATGAGGAAGCTACTACTAGGCATCTGAATGAATATGGAGAATCTGGGTTGCGAACATTGGCGCTTGCTTACAAAAAGCTTGAAGAGTCTGAGTATTCTGCTTGGAATAGTGAATTTATGAAAGCAAAAACTTCTATCGGGCCTGATAGAGATGCAATGCTTGAAAGGGTATCAGATGCGATGGAAAGGGAGTTGATCCTTGTTGGTGCAACAGCTGTAGAGGACAAATTGCAAAAAGGGGTATGTGTTATTGTTTCTTCTTCACTGTATTGAAGATGTTGTCTTTGGCATCCCCTTCAACTTagtctctttttcttttctctccagGTGCCTCAGTGCATAGATAAACTGGCACAAGCAGGTCTCAAGCTCTGGGTTCTAACAGGGGATAAGATGGAAACTGCTATCAACATAGGGTCTGTCTCTAACCAATTCAGTGGAAGGATTTTCTTAATGCACAGTTATTCTTATCTATGAGAATTAACTTCTCATTGCAAGAAGCTCCATCAAATCACCATAATGAAATCTTGTTTGTTTTGTGACGCAGATTTGCATGTAGTTTGCTTCGACAGGGCATGAAGCAGATCTGCATAACTGTGAATCCAGATGTGCAAACCCAAGATGGCAAAGAGGTACTTGTTACTTTTAGAATCATGGGAAATTGACTCAGGTAACTGATTTCATTCATGGTAGAATTTGTTGTTGTTTACTACTGATCAGGCTGTCAAAGAGAACATTTTGATGCAAATTACCAATGCCTCTCAAATGATCAAGCTAGAAAAAGATCCGCATGCTGCTTTTGCGTTAATTATTGATGGGAAAACTCTAGAACACGCTCTAGCAGATGATATGAAGCATCAATTCCTGGGGCTAGCAGTTGACTGTGCATCTGTCATATGCTGTCGAGTATCTCCTAAGCAAAAGGCATTGGtatgattatttttgtttttcctatcattttttttttttactttctcttcaaaattgTTCTTTGCTCATTAGTTTTTCAAGTTTGTGACATTTATAAATGTGTTTGTCTTTGGCTTTGGCTTTGGCTTCATTGTTTACCTTTTTTTGCACCAGGTAACGAGATTAGTAAAAGAAGGAACTGGAAAAACAACTTTAGCAATTGGTGATGGAGCGAATGACGTTGGAATGATTCAAGAAGCTGACATTGGT from Vitis vinifera cultivar Pinot Noir 40024 chromosome 9, ASM3070453v1 includes these protein-coding regions:
- the LOC100249823 gene encoding probable phospholipid-transporting ATPase 4 isoform X2, which gives rise to MTRGRIRAKLRQSHLYTFTCFRQGTADAEAPHSFDGPGFSRIVYCNQPQVHSKKPLYYTSNNISTTKYNIITFLPKAIFEQFRRVANLYFLLAAILSLTPVAPFSAVSMIAPLAFVVGLSMAKEALEDWRRFIQDMKVNTRKASIHKGNGVFGFKPWQRIRVGDVVKVEKDQFFPADLLLLSSSYDDGICYVETMNLDGETNLKVKRSLEVTLPLDDDGTFNDFRATIKCEDPNPSLYTFVGNFEYERQVYPLDPSQILLRDSKLRNTAFVYGVVIFTGHDSKVMQNATQSPSKRSRIERKMDQIIYILFTLLVVISLISSIGFAVKTKYQMPDWWYLQPNNTTNLYNPKKPALSGIFHLVTALILYGYLIPISLYVSIEVVKVLQATFINQDIHMYDEETGNTAQARTSNLNEELGQVDTILSDKTGTLTCNQMDFLKCSIAGSAYGSGSSEVELAAAKQMAIDLEEQGNELSNFPMHKNSTGDSWNNASGLGATEIELETVVTSKDEKEHKHVIKGFSFEDIRLMGGNWSKEPNADVIELFLRILAVCHTAIPERNEEIGGFNYEAESPDEGSFLVAAREFGFEFCKRTHTSVHVRERYVSSGQPVEREYQILNLLEFTSKRKRMSVIVRDEDGQIFLLCKGADSIIFDRLAKNGRMYEEATTRHLNEYGESGLRTLALAYKKLEESEYSAWNSEFMKAKTSIGPDRDAMLERVSDAMERELILVGATAVEDKLQKGVPQCIDKLAQAGLKLWVLTGDKMETAINIGFACSLLRQGMKQICITVNPDVQTQDGKEAVKENILMQITNASQMIKLEKDPHAAFALIIDGKTLEHALADDMKHQFLGLAVDCASVICCRVSPKQKALVTRLVKEGTGKTTLAIGDGANDVGMIQEADIGVGISGVEGMQAVMASDFSIAQFRFLERLLVVHGHWCYKRIAQMICYFFYKNIAFGLTLFYFEAFTGFSGQSVYDDWYMLLFNVILTSLPVISLGVFEQDVSSEVCLQFPALYQQGPRNLFFDWYRIFGWMGNGLYTSLIIFFLNIIIFYDQAFRSAGQTADMSAVGTTMFTCIICAVNCQIALTMSHFTWIQHLFVWGSITTWYIFLLLYGMTSPLFSGTAYQILVEALAPAPMYWCATLLVIVTCNLPYLVHISFQRSFNPMDHHIIQEIKYYRKDVEDQYMWTRERSKARQETKIGFSARVDAKIRQLRGKLQKKHSPTATNVQTPLS
- the LOC100249823 gene encoding probable phospholipid-transporting ATPase 4 isoform X1 produces the protein MTRGRIRAKLRQSHLYTFTCFRQGTADAEAPHSFDGPGFSRIVYCNQPQVHSKKPLYYTSNNISTTKYNIITFLPKAIFEQFRRVANLYFLLAAILSLTPVAPFSAVSMIAPLAFVVGLSMAKEALEDWRRFIQDMKVNTRKASIHKGNGVFGFKPWQRIRVGDVVKVEKDQFFPADLLLLSSSYDDGICYVETMNLDGETNLKVKRSLEVTLPLDDDGTFNDFRATIKCEDPNPSLYTFVGNFEYERQVYPLDPSQILLRDSKLRNTAFVYGVVIFTGHDSKVMQNATQSPSKRSRIERKMDQIIYILFTLLVVISLISSIGFAVKTKYQMPDWWYLQPNNTTNLYNPKKPALSGIFHLVTALILYGYLIPISLYVSIEVVKVLQATFINQDIHMYDEETGNTAQARTSNLNEELGQVDTILSDKTGTLTCNQMDFLKCSIAGSAYGSGSSEVELAAAKQMAIDLEEQGNELSNFPMHKNSTGDSWNNASGLGATEIELETVVTSKDEKEHKHVIKGFSFEDIRLMGGNWSKEPNADVIELFLRILAVCHTAIPERNEEIGGFNYEAESPDEGSFLVAAREFGFEFCKRTHTSVHVRERYVSSGQPVEREYQILNLLEFTSKRKRMSVIVRDEDGQIFLLCKGADSIIFDRLAKNGRMYEEATTRHLNEYGESGLRTLALAYKKLEESEYSAWNSEFMKAKTSIGPDRDAMLERVSDAMERELILVGATAVEDKLQKGVPQCIDKLAQAGLKLWVLTGDKMETAINIGFACSLLRQGMKQICITVNPDVQTQDGKENLLLFTTDQAVKENILMQITNASQMIKLEKDPHAAFALIIDGKTLEHALADDMKHQFLGLAVDCASVICCRVSPKQKALVTRLVKEGTGKTTLAIGDGANDVGMIQEADIGVGISGVEGMQAVMASDFSIAQFRFLERLLVVHGHWCYKRIAQMICYFFYKNIAFGLTLFYFEAFTGFSGQSVYDDWYMLLFNVILTSLPVISLGVFEQDVSSEVCLQFPALYQQGPRNLFFDWYRIFGWMGNGLYTSLIIFFLNIIIFYDQAFRSAGQTADMSAVGTTMFTCIICAVNCQIALTMSHFTWIQHLFVWGSITTWYIFLLLYGMTSPLFSGTAYQILVEALAPAPMYWCATLLVIVTCNLPYLVHISFQRSFNPMDHHIIQEIKYYRKDVEDQYMWTRERSKARQETKIGFSARVDAKIRQLRGKLQKKHSPTATNVQTPLS